A stretch of the Trueperaceae bacterium genome encodes the following:
- a CDS encoding cystathionine gamma-synthase family protein — MPRDDDPRTPGADDATPRPDAPPRIATRAVWSGEAGPWTGGATQVPVVKSVAFGYDDLDHWRDVALGRAEGHIYGRNTNPTVAAFEDKVRALEGAEAATAFATGMAAISDTLSTLLAPGRRVVSVKDTYGGTNVVFREFLPAWGVDVALCETLDHDAILAAIGDGLDVLYLESPTNPTTKVLDLAALAAAAHDQGATVVVDNTFATPVNQRPLELGADLVLHSATKYLGGHADALGGVVAGARDGVERIYHHREINGAALHPGAAYDLLRGMKTLALRVERQNASALRIATWLEAHPNVAQVHYPGLPSHPGHAVAARQMPGGFGGMLSFDLHGGFGAVERVVPRLRFAHRAANLGAVETVVAPPRTGSHVELTEAERAAMGIPEGLIRYSVGIEDPDDL; from the coding sequence ATGCCCCGCGACGACGACCCCCGCACGCCCGGCGCCGACGACGCCACCCCCCGCCCCGACGCCCCGCCACGCATCGCGACCCGCGCGGTCTGGAGCGGCGAGGCGGGCCCCTGGACCGGCGGCGCGACGCAGGTCCCGGTCGTGAAGAGCGTCGCGTTCGGCTACGACGACCTCGACCACTGGCGCGACGTCGCCCTCGGGCGGGCGGAGGGCCACATCTACGGCCGCAACACGAACCCGACGGTCGCCGCCTTCGAGGACAAGGTCCGCGCCCTCGAGGGGGCCGAGGCCGCCACCGCCTTCGCGACCGGCATGGCGGCGATCAGCGACACGCTGTCCACCCTCCTCGCGCCCGGCCGACGGGTCGTGTCGGTCAAGGACACGTACGGCGGGACGAACGTCGTGTTCCGCGAGTTCCTGCCGGCCTGGGGCGTCGACGTCGCGTTGTGCGAGACGCTCGATCACGACGCGATCCTCGCGGCGATCGGGGATGGCCTCGACGTCCTCTACCTCGAGTCCCCCACCAACCCGACGACGAAGGTGTTGGACCTCGCGGCGCTCGCCGCCGCGGCGCACGACCAGGGGGCGACCGTCGTGGTGGACAACACCTTCGCGACCCCCGTCAACCAACGCCCCCTCGAACTCGGGGCGGACCTGGTGCTGCACAGCGCCACGAAGTACCTCGGGGGCCACGCCGACGCCCTCGGTGGGGTCGTCGCCGGTGCCCGCGATGGGGTGGAGCGGATCTACCACCACCGCGAGATCAACGGTGCGGCCCTGCACCCCGGCGCGGCGTACGACCTGTTGCGGGGCATGAAGACGCTGGCGCTCCGCGTCGAGCGGCAGAACGCGTCGGCCCTGCGGATCGCGACGTGGTTGGAGGCGCATCCGAACGTCGCGCAGGTGCACTACCCCGGCTTGCCGTCGCACCCCGGTCACGCCGTCGCCGCCCGGCAGATGCCCGGCGGGTTCGGAGGGATGCTGTCGTTCGATCTGCACGGCGGGTTCGGGGCGGTGGAGCGGGTCGTGCCGCGCCTGCGCTTCGCGCATCGCGCGGCGAACCTCGGCGCGGTCGAGACGGTCGTCGCCCCGCCGCGCACCGGGTCGCACGTCGAGCTGACCGAGGCGGAGCGCGCGGCGATGGGCATCCCCGAGGGGTTGATTCGTTACTCCGTCGGGATCGAGGATCCGGACGACCTGA